One genomic region from Ptychodera flava strain L36383 chromosome 5, AS_Pfla_20210202, whole genome shotgun sequence encodes:
- the LOC139133673 gene encoding uncharacterized protein, which produces MLGTLNTKEKQHWSQHISFLVHAYNCTKNDATQFSPYYLMFGREARLPIDLCFGVSPDEYTKHDYLQYVEDLKSGPKGAYELAENEAKKKALTNKRRYDSKVRGSDLLVGDRVLIRNVGLIGKHKLADRWKPDVHVVEKRLDDNLPVYVVKPETGDGVERTLHRNMLLPIGYLSASEPEEVETKERRPVTRQSARQQTDKKEETDTDSDMEELFANPPIPKASPIVTDDNDNDNDNV; this is translated from the coding sequence ATGCTAGGAACATTAAACACCAAGGAAAAGCAGCACTGGAGTCAACATATCAGTTTCCTGGTGCATGCTTACAACTGTACCAAGAATGATGCCACTCAGTTCTCACCGTATTACCTCATGTTTGGAAGAGAAGCCAGACTACCCATTGATCTCTGTTTTGGTGTTAGCCCAGATGAATACACCAAACATGATTACCTGCAGTACGTCGAGGACTTGAAAAGCGGACCTAAAGGAGCATATGAATTAGCTGAGAATGAAGCAAAGAAGAAAGCACTCACCAACAAGAGACGCTATGACAGCAAGGTGCGTGGTAGTGATCTGCTTGTGGGAGACAGAGTACTAATACGCAATGTCGGGTTGATAGGCAAACACAAACTGGCCGATCGCTGGAAACCTGATGTGCATGTTGTTGAGAAGAGATTGGATGACAACTTGCCCGTGTATGTGGTAAAACCAGAAACTGGAGATGGGGTAGAACGGACACTACATAGGAACATGCTACTTCCTATTGGCTATTTGTCCGCCTCAGAACCAGAAGAGGTTGAAACTAAAGAAAGAAGACCAGTTACTAGACAGTCCGCCAGACAACAGACTGATAAGAAAGAGGAGACAGACACTGATTCAGATATGGAGGAATTGTTTGCCAACCCGCCAATCCCCAAAGCATCACCCATAGTAACTGAcgacaatgacaatgacaatgacaatgtatga
- the LOC139133675 gene encoding paraneoplastic antigen Ma1 homolog, which produces MEKLVTNLQPRTNESGWYRKLRVFSGRLPVPVNEDDYESWADQAEQMIKEWNVSDAEKKKRIAESLTGPAMNTIRSLTPAPNLTVRDYLDALEGSYGTRLTPAESLKAFQSCYQKAEWSHSQYLQELQTLLRRAIRQGSVKEYEADYLRLKQFTDGVLYNESHLSSLQLDTKLSHPPGYVELMQMVRKEEARQEEKAKKRAHEGPTPSASTNYTAICDSFEATATSAPVVKQSLDKSDIQQVVQQVMDQMMKGNDNQPPTQPASSNNWSTPTSQQRPRQQNRRRRDQNQSQVSKPASTPTPETSTSATESLSSNPAGFDMFKNLNFCFNCGLDGHTEKKCLRKDNPDLQLVKQKFARAFFDLKGNFRGHLQ; this is translated from the coding sequence ATGGAGAAACTTGTGACTAACCTGCAACCAAGGACTAATGAGTCTGGGTGGTATCGTAAACTGAGAGTTTTCTCCGGTAGGCTGCCAGTACCAGTAAATGAAGATGACTATGAAAGTTGGGCAGATCAAGCAGAGCAAATGATCAAAGAGTGGAATGTATCAGATGCAGAAAAGAAGAAACGTATTGCTGAAAGCTTAACCGGACCTGCTATGAACACTATTAGGTCATTGACCCCAGCACCCAATTTGACAGTACGTGATTACCTTGATGCCCTTGAGGGTTCGTATGGCACAAGACTTACCCCCGCCGAGTCTTTGAAGGCATTTCAGTCGTGTTATCAGAAAGCAGAGTGGTCACATTCTCAGTATTTGCAGGAGTTACAGACTCTTTTGCGACGAGCAATACGACAAGGCAGTGTCAAAGAGTATGAGGCCGATTACCTTCGCCTGAAACAGTTCACCGATGGAGTGTTGTACAATGAAAGCCACTTGTCATCGTTGCAACTCGACACAAAGCTCAGCCACCCGCCAGGTTACGTCGAGTTAATGCAGATGGTAAGGAAGGAGGAAGCACGTCAAGAAGAGAAAGCTAAGAAAAGAGCCCATGAGGGGCCAACGCCGAGTGCCAGTACAAATTACACCGCTATCTGTGATAGTTTTGAAGCAACCGCAACATCGGCACCAGTGGTAAAGCAATCATTGGATAAGTCGGATATACAGCAAGTAGTTCAGCAGGTAATGGATCAGATGATGAAGGGAAACGACAACCAGCCACCCACACAGCCAGCCTCGAGTAACAACTGGTCAACGCCAACTAGTCAGCAACGACCCCGTCAGCAAAATCGCAGGAGGAGAGATCAGAATCAGTCCCAAGTATCGAAACCAGCCTCCACCCCAACACCAGAAACATCGACATCAGCAACGGAGTCATTGAGTTCTAACCCAGCGGGATTTGATATGTTCaagaatttgaacttttgcttTAATTGTGGTTTGGACGGACATACGGAGAAGAAATGTCTCAGAAAGGATAACCCAGACCTACAGCTGGTCAAGCAGAAGTTCGCACGAGCATTTTTTGACTTGAAGGGAAACTTCCGGGGACACCTACAGTAG